The Chitinivibrionales bacterium genome segment ATACCATACCGTGTCATGGCCCATCCCCATAAACGCTTCCCGCTGGGCTCCCGACGGGTGACCTCGAAACCCTGTACAGGACGGTTTGGGTGGAGATCCGGCGGTTGCCCGACCTCTTCGTGTATGCCGAGCCACTCCCTTACCGCCTTGATTTCACCGAAAGGAATCCCTGTCTGGGCCATTCCCCACGGTCCGGGATTCATCCCTACCAGGAGTATTTCCTTTGGCGCTTTCCCATACCGGCGGAGATAGAGATCATAGGGACGGCGGGCATAATCGAGCGGATTATAAACATAGGCCACCGGTTTACCGAATTGTAACTGCTGAACGTCTCTGCTCAAGGTATCGGTGATTGATTTAAGATTCATGATTACGCTCCTGGAAGAATTATATCCATAACTGCACGATTACATAATTCAGTCAATTTTCCACTTCAGCGATCCGTTTCGAGAACGATTGATTTACTGCACGTCTCCACTTGCCCACAGTCACTATCGGGTCTCCTCCGATTCTTCCATATGTCGAATCACAACATTTTCGGTCGAATAGAGAATATACACCTGCGAAAACCCTTCACCGGTAATGCCGTCAAGGGTAGCATGTAAACGCCGGATCTGCCGGGAAATAACATCGGTTTCAACCCGCCGGGTACGCTTTCTGTTACGTTCGACACAGACATTCCGGGGAACATCAAAGACCACCGCAATTACATTTTCGACACCATATCTCCCGGCAATCCCGAGTATATGACGTCTGATTCTCCTGGCCACATTAGTGGCATCTATCACCGTTGTCCGCCGATTCTTGAGGCGCTTGTGGATTATATGATACAGAAGCTCGAAGGCATCCTTGCTGACCTCCTGATTATCGGGATTATCACAGACCATCGCCCGGCAGCCGTCGGAAGAAACGATTTCGGTGGATAGAAAATAATTCTCTGCAAATGTCGATTTCCCCGATCCCGCAGCACCAACCAGAGCAACCAGTACCTTATCAGGAACTACAATCACCATATATTAACAAACACGTCTTTTCGATTTACTCTCGGCAATGCGGTTTTTCATCAAAGATATTATAGGCCCATGCATACAACGCACCGCCCAGAAGACCGTCGACAAAACCCCACAGCAAACCGATTATACTTCCCTTTGGACTTATCTCATACCCCCGGTACACTTCACCGATCAATAATTTTTCCCTGCTGATCCCTCTGAACATGATGAGCCACCATGTTAAAAAGAATATACCCAGCCCCCATACAAGGCCGAAACTCAGACCGCACGCTTTTGGATTCAGTTTCATTGGTCCTCCCTCTTTTTTTTTAGCAAATTCTCTGCGATATCTCTCTGCGTATCGGTACATTCATCTTTTTTCGATACAACA includes the following:
- a CDS encoding AAA family ATPase: MVIVVPDKVLVALVGAAGSGKSTFAENYFLSTEIVSSDGCRAMVCDNPDNQEVSKDAFELLYHIIHKRLKNRRTTVIDATNVARRIRRHILGIAGRYGVENVIAVVFDVPRNVCVERNRKRTRRVETDVISRQIRRLHATLDGITGEGFSQVYILYSTENVVIRHMEESEETR
- a CDS encoding single-stranded DNA-binding protein, which gives rise to MNLKSITDTLSRDVQQLQFGKPVAYVYNPLDYARRPYDLYLRRYGKAPKEILLVGMNPGPWGMAQTGIPFGEIKAVREWLGIHEEVGQPPDLHPNRPVQGFEVTRREPSGKRLWGWAMTRYG